GAGAGCCAATGGGGAGCGAGGACGGGCGGTGGCTGCGGCCAATGGCGTGCGAGGAACACGATGTCATGTTCCCAGGCtcgggggggagcggggggggtGCGGTTCCCAGTTTGGGACCGGCCGTGTTGTACTGGGCGAACTGGGAGTGGCCctggggggggtgtgggggctTCACCCCTTTCCTCAGCCCCCTTCTCGCCCCTCCAGGGCAGCCCGGGGGCGCCTCCActgtgtccccccccccccgttaAATTGGGGTAAATAAGAGAGGATTTGGGGTTCGGGATCGAACGTGGCTGATGGAACTCCGAGGaggattttcccctctctgctgcttccaCAGCCCCCATTCCCCGGGATCCCACCAAGTGGGTCAGAGGGGTTCTCTCAGCCCCTTTCCTCATCCCCCCCCCACGCACTTTCCCCCTTGTTTGGGGTAAATAAGGGTGAGTTTGGGGCCTGACTTTGGGggctccctccctctcctcctggtGTGCTTGTGGGAGCGTTTCCACCGCCTCTATCGCTTCCCCACTCCCTTTTGGGGACTCTTCccactccttccccccccccaaaatatcCCTTCCAAAGCGCAGCAAACACCCGCATCCATTCCAGAAAGCACGGCCCTGTCTTCCAGCTGGGATCTGGGGAGTGGGAAGCACTCTGCAATCCCCACAACCCCTCCAGGAGGCTTTGGCTTCCAAGAAACCCTCAGGTTTCACTCCCTGGATCGGCATTACAACAGGACAAGAACCGGctccttcccccctttttttttttttttttttttttttttttttttttttttttttttttttcctttttttttttttcttttttccctcgGTGCTTTCCTAACTCAGGAAaatgctgggagcagaggaaacGGGAGAACAATGTTCATGGAGCGACCCAGCACCAGAGCAAAGGAAATTGAGCAGGGGGGAGATCCCCACCCCGACGAGGAACAGGGACGTGTTTTTGTTGGGAGTCGTCCTTCAGAGGTTGTTTGTCCGAGAGTTCCTGGCgcttttcctgcccttcccttgCCTCCTTCCCCCAGAGTTAATTCACACCTGATCGTATAAACCGATAAAGGCTCCCGGGATAAACCGTGGGGCATAAACTGCTCTCCTGCCAAACCGCAGGGCAGAATTCCTCCTCGAGAGGGGAATCCTGCCGTGCTTTTGCACGGGAATTGcgcctttttttccccccctgttGTCTCCCACTAGGAAGAAAGGCGATGGCTTGGCGGAGGATTTAGGGATTTGCTCCAATTCGGTGAAAggctttttccagcctttccctgccgTGGGATATTTGACCCCTCAGGTGCGTGCCGGCCTTCCCGTCTGAGCCGTGTTTACGCTCTTCCCTCTCCGGTTTCCCATCCCCGTGCGCTGCTTTCCAAGCCCGGCGCTGCTTCCTCGAATTCCGGCGGAGCCAAAGGGCCTTGGAGCCTCAGGCCGAGGAGCTTGTCGAGGATATGATCCAAGGCACGTTCCACGTCCCGAATCCTCCCTGGATTCCTCCAGACTCGTCAATCAGCGCTGCCCTTTCCccccctgccctccatcccatggaaatcccatcctctccccagctccctgccgcCGGAATTCCCTCGGGGGTCAGATTTGCTCCAGGGATTGCTCTCATGCGCGGCAGCACCCCTGGAAGGACCTAGGAGAGGTGGGGAACAcactgtgggattttttttttttacttgtgaaaaaaatgaactttccCGATGCCCTtcaaaaacaggaaaatcagGAGAGGAATCACCAGAGTTCTGGGCAAGGGATGACTGAAATTCCCACTGAAATTCCCACTGAAATTCCCACTAAACTCTCCTTCAAGGCACTCATCCCACGGGATCCCCCCCAGCCCTCATTGGGATGGGGAGAGCAGCGGGATCCGTTCCTTTTCCCAGATCTCCTAACCGGGGGAAGGAGACGGCCAGGGCACCGTGAGTAACGCTCGGCCTTCGGAATAACCCACTTCCGAAAGCCACGGAGCCAGAAAACGGGCCCTGAGGTGACTCACGGAGCACCGGGCGGGTCCCGGGGAACAAACTGGGCACGGCACAGACTTGTTTTTGCCCGGCTGCGGCTCCTGGCGCTGATAAGATCCGTGTTTTTCTGCTCCGGGTTATCGGGATTGGTTGCCAGGAGAAGCCACgctggtggctgtggcagcccGGCCTTTGTCCTTGCTCTCAGGCGAGCGCTATCCAGCCGGGATCGCTGCTCCCGAGggctgttttctcctttttttttctcaccttaTATGGTCTCTTTCCAGAATATTCCAGGCCGGGAAGGAGGGGGGAGAGAGGGCCGGGGAGGGATCCACAATGGCTGGAGCGTGGGGACAGAGTGTGCCGGCTGTTCTGTCGGGAGCTGGGGTGGAAAAGGCATTTCCTCCAGTTGTTTGTGTCCAGGGAACACTGGGAATGGAGCCCAGCTGGAAAACAAGGCGCTGCGGGACCAGGGGCGGCTCCTGGAAAGCGGCCGGGGATTTTCAGGAGTTCCTAAATCCcagcagaggtttgagggtggAAGGGAAGGTCTCTAGCGCCCGGCTGGGGGATGAGGACGCTCCACACGCCGAAATTTACGAGCGATTGCAAAACTTTTCATTTACGGAAGCGTTAAATAAGCTAAAGTACAAATATTTATGCTCCTGTCGCCTCCCGTTCTTCGCTCCGGGTGCTAATTAGTAAAAAGGCCGTTAGGCACGCacagtttgtttcttaaaatgagtcgaGAGTCTGTTCTGAGGAAGGGTcaccaaaaatttaaaaaaaaaataaaaaaattagttttctttgTCCTgacttttctaccttttcaatgcattcgtgatAAATAACTCCTTAGCAGAACTTATAGTTTCTTGTATTAAATGGGTTCTTTAGGCAAGAACCCTGCAGTTACcttatatcttatttactgcattttgatttttttttgttaccagCGCAGCTACATAAACacaaagctgacaagcaataaATTACGAAATCTAAAATCGCAGCTTCTGTTAACCGCAAGCGAAGCTTATCCacctacttcagctaattcagcaacttcttatcttaactttcctaaaaaatccctAGTTCTTCAGATATAATGTCTCCCAGCTACGTGGAATCGCCAGGTACAGAGGTTTGAGGCTCCTCAGAGAACGCCTTGGAAAGCTCCCAGGGCAGATTCCCAAAAATTCCCCTTTTTCTGCCATCCCCACCAGAGGCTTTTCACTCCCGTGCTGAGATCCCCCAGGGACGGGGATCagaattccctttttccccccccccttccctgagcagggacaaatcctCTCAGGAggattttcccacttttccagcTCCCACTGGGGACGTGGGAGCCCTCCGTGCCCGGCAGTTCTTATCCGGGTGGGATTTCCTCCTGTGTTTTCTGCCCAGAGGGAGTTTTTTGGATCAAGGGAAGGGGGAGATAAAACTCCAGAGGAGCTCTGCCGTCCGTAAACAAGGAGGAATTCAATTCTTGGTTCTGCAAAGTCTCGTGTTTGTCATCTGCTCTTGCAGGAAGAGGCAGTGACCTCTGCTCCAGCttcagcagggagagagggaattCCCCCAGCTGCCGGCAGAGCCCCTCAGACACCGAAGGAAGATggaatttttcctccttttcagcagccaaagctgctcCGAGCCGGGAGCGTCAAGCTCGGGGAAGAGAAGCGCGGCTTGGAGCCCTCCGGtctctggaagtgtccctgccatcCATCAGCAGGATTATCTTTAAGGTCTTCCCCagccaaaaccccaaatctgggattctgtgattcctggTCGATTGGGGCGAGGATGGACATCCCGGAGCTCTGGGGGTTCTGACTGCGCCGGGGCCGTTCCTGTGCGCTGGGTTCTGTGGACATCTAGAGGCTTTCCCGGGAATGGCAGAGAattttccatccatccatccatcctccatccatcatccatccatcctccatccatcatccaccctccatccatcatccatccatccgtcatccatccatcctccatccatccctccatccatccatcatccatccatccctccatccatccatcatccatccatccatccatccatccatccatcatccatccatcatccatccatccatccatccatcatccatccgtcatccatcctccatccatcctccatccatcGTCATCCATCcgtcatccatccatccgtcatccatccatccatccatccgtcatccatccatccatccatccgtcatccatccatccatccatcatccatccatccatcatccatccatccatccatccctcatccatccatcatccatcatccatccatccatcatccatccatcatccatccatccatccgtccatccctcatccatccatcctccatccatccatcatccatccgtcatccatcctccatccatccatccatccatccatccatccatccatccatccatccatccatccatcatccatccatccatccatccatcatccatcatccatccaggtcctctcctccccagcccggATTCCCCAGCTCTCGCTCACAGCCTCGGAGCAGTCGTGGCTGCCGAGGAGGAGGAATTCCTCATCCCCTTGCCATTGTGGACTTTTCCTGGCCGTGCACACCTCCAGGAACGGTGCCCCAGGGACGTTCTGAGCGTCTCCACCTCAGACGAGCCCCGTGAACGCGGAGTTTTGGCTCCTGGAGGAGGCGACTTCGGCCAAAGCTCCCTGGACAAGGGGATCTGGACCACCCGGAGCAGCTCACGGTGGGGGTGTCACAGCAGGTGACAGGGCCACCACCCCCTTCTGTCACAGGGCCACCATCTCACCCTGTCACAAAGCCACCATCCCCTTCTGTCACAGAGCCACCATCCCCTTCTGTCACAGGGCCACCATCTCACCCTGTCACAGAGCCACCACCTCACCCTGTCACAGAGCCACCACCCCCTTCTGTCACAGGGGCACCATCTCACTGTCACAGAGCCACCATCCCCTTCTGTCACAGAGCCACCATCCCCTTCTGTCACAGGGCCACCATCCCCTTCTGTCACAGAGCCACCACCTCACTCCATCACAGGGCCACCATCTCCTTCTGTCACAGGCCCACCACCTCACTCTGTCACAGAGCCACCATCCCCTTCTGTCACAGAGCCACCACATCACTCCGTCACAGGGCCACCATCCCCTTCTGTCACAGAGCCACCATCCCCTTCTGTCACAGGGCCACCATCCCCTTCTGTCACAGAGCCACCATCCCCTTCTGTCACAGAGCCACCACCTCACTCCATCACAGGGCCACCATCTCACCCTGTCACAGAGCCACCATCCCCTTCTGTCACAGGGCCACCATCCCCTTCTGTCACAGAGCCACCATCCCCTTCTGTCACAGAGCCACCAACTCACTGTCACAGAGCCACCACCTCCTCTGGACACCCTGCAGAGGCTCAAACCCGCGCCGTGGCCAGGCAGGGGTTCAGCTCCGTGTGGAAAACGTGCCAAGCGCGGGATGCTCCTGGCCCATTCCCAAATAACCCCACGCCGCTCCTCCTCAGCGCCACCAGCGGTCCCTCAGAGCCGCGCCGAGGCGGAGAGCGGAGGAAAGGAGCGGAGCGCCGGCGCCGGCCCGAGCTGTTGATGCCAACGAGAGCGTTTCCATTGACGTCAGCAGACTTTGGATCGaccctttcccctcccttggCCGATGTCACCGTGCTAAAAGCCACCTCGGCCACCCCGTCCAGCTCTGACCCGGGGTTCAGCCCCCAGGGAAGCCTGAGGGGGTCCGGGGTGGTCTCCCAAGGGGCAGGACCGGAGGAAGAAGGGCTCGAGGGAAGGTTTGGGTCGGATATTTTTGGGAAGGGAGGTCGGGCGTCGGAGCAGAGCGGCGGTGGAGGCGCCGTGTTGGAAAACGGATGGATTGTGGAACCTGGGGTCGTGGGTCAGgagtggccttggcagtgccgAGGGCCGGTTAATGATTAATGATCTCAGAGGTTTCTCCCAATCTCAATGATCCCGTAATTTGCCGGCGGCAGCTTCTCCACGTTGTAACCCAGCGGTCAGAAGGGTCCGTCTTGGGCCACTCCTGGTGTGACCCTGGGTCAGGCGGAGCTGCCAAGTCCCAAACCTGGAGCCAGAGCTCCCCAAATCAGTCTTTAGAATTCCCAGACATTTCCAGGTTGGGAGCTGCGCTCTGAATTTCAGGGGTGGCTCCTGAGGAAGGAAAGCGCCAGGCCCAGCCCTGGTGGCGCAGGTGAAATCCTCTGAAATACGTGGaattttccctcccctccatgGGCCGTTGAGGAGGAGGGGAAGTCTGGTTCCCTTGGGAACCCTCCTTTCCCCCGTGGAATTCTTGTTGAGTGGCTCTCGTGGCAGAACAACTAAAGGACAGCCGGGTTCTGcatccccaaatccatcccattTCTACCACGAGCTCCAGCACTGCCGACGCCGCTCCGGAGGATTTCACCCCTATAGAGGATTTTATCCCTGCGGAGAACATTCTCCCCACGGAGGATTTTATCCCCCCCCAGAGGATTTTATCCCCCCCCAGAGGATTTTATCCCCCCCCAGAGCATTTTATCCCCCCCCAGAGGATTTTATCCCCCCACAGAGgattttattcctctttccctccttcctgcttCGTTTCCCCCACCCAAAGCTCCGGTGTCGAAGGAGCAGCGGAGGAAGGAGATATTCTTATCCTCATCTGCCACTGCTGCCCAAAGACGGGAAGGGACAGATGACAGGAAATGGGGACTCCAAAATAGACCCTTTAATGTCAAAGCCATCGGGGGTTATTAGGAGCAGGGTGAAAGACACGGAGCAGGTCTCCTGCTCGGCGCTGTTCGCTCCGAGCACCCGTCCTAGGGGGAATTTCATGACATCCATGAAATTATTTCCCGTGTGCTCTTGGCACAAAAGgatgaagagagagaaaactccGTGTGTTGAGCGCATTGAAGCGTGAATTGTAAAACCTTCCCTGGATGGAGCTGCAGTTCCCTTCTCCCCCACCTCCACAAGCGCTTCCTGCGTTTCCGTGGGATTGGGGTGGCTGAGTTTTTAactcttcattaaaaaataacgGGAAGCCTTCCCTAcggaaaatatttctgctgtagAACTCCACCTGCTTTACTGAAACCCTCCGAAATACGTGAaatttcccctcccctccgcaGTTCTGCCCTGCCCGTCTCTGTGCCCGGCCGGCCCTTTGCCGTCAGGAATTCTGTTTTCCCAGCGAAAGCTCTGGTTTGGCTGGGATTTGAGAAGCCACAGAGAACCTGGGCCCGAGGGAGAGAATCCCCGAGGGGTGTTTTGTCCTCCCTGAAACCCGACGCCAATCCCAAGTCCGGACCCAGCTAAACCGAGTCCACAACAGGTGccaagaaaacaaggaaaaatagcAACGGCGGCCTTGGATATAGGTCTGAAGCTCCACAGCTCCCGCTGCTGGAGATCCGCCTGTTATTTATGCTGGAAGAGGAGAGTGTGGACAAAACCCGATGATTTCTACTCAAAATCTCCCTCTTGGTCACAAAGCTGCCCAGAGCCATCGGTGGCCTCACTCTGCTTTGGGAACAGCTGAGTGAAGGGTCCCCAAATCCATAAAAACCACAATTTTTTTACTGCTAAAAATTGGGCTTTGAGATCATTATTCCTGGGTCTGTAGGGTTCCTGAGTGGAATTCTGCCGGGAGAAAAGTGGGAAGTGAGTTATGGAAAGGCTTTGAGGGACAGAGGGGGGTTCTAACCCGagggggtttatttttcctcGATGCACTGCAATGCCACATCCTTAGGGGGAAAAGGAACAGGTCAGAATGGACCGGAAAAGTTGGGATCTGCCctcaggagaggagctgggagcagctgcatcCATGCGAGACCCATGGGTGCAAACCAGGGATTCAtctctcccctcccctgggTCTGTGATTCCTCGTGGCTGCGGCGACTCCTCCTTCAAGGCGAGGAAACTCCTGGCTGCATCTCAGAGCCGGCGGCTCTCCGGGGTTAAAAGTGCAACGAAACGACCCAAAATCcacaggggaggaggaagaggaggaggagggagcagggagaggccaGCGGGGAACCCCTCCCGGCTTGGAAGATGTGAAGCTTCTCAGCGTCGCTCAGGAAGAGCCGGGCGTCCTCCAGCGCCCCGTGAGCCGCCATGGTGAAGTTGGCGTCGCCCGAGGTGACCACGTCGAAGACGCACGACTGGAAGTAGACGTCCTCCACGGGCAGCATCTCCCGGCAGAGCGCTCGCGCCGTCTCGGCGGGGACGCGGCCGCGCccgcgggggctgcgggagATGCGCTGGCCGCGGGGGCACCCTCCCACGCACAGCTGCAGGTCCTGCTCCTCGCTGAAAGCCCCGGCCACCTCCTCGGCGGCGCGGATGGAGAAGGAGAGCTGGCGGCCGGCCTGGCGCACGGCGATGGTGGTGCCGATGTAGCGGGCGCGGATCTCCACGTGCCGGCCGGGGCTGCGCTCGAGGATGGCCAGGCTGCCGCCGCCCGGGCGCGCTCCCCCGTTGACGGAGCCGTCCTGGAAGGCGGCCGGGACGTTGTCCAGCTCGGCCTGGTAGACCTTCTGGTCGATGCATTCCTTCATGTTCTTGAAGATGATGGTCAGCTGTGGGCGGCGGGACGGGAGGGAGGCGAGCGTGGCGTGCCCGTCCCAGGGGCTCGGGGTACCCCAGGATGCAGGTCCCACCCCGCCTATCCCTCCTCAGAGCACGGTTCTTTCGGGATAACAACgatctttccttctttcttttaccGCCATTTAAGCGATGGAAAACTCAGGTGGAGCCAAGCCCAGCAAGATTCCTTCAGGTATCCCATGGACCACAAGATTCCCTCCCAGGTACCCCATGAACCACAAAATTCCCCCCAGGTACTCCATGGACCACAAGATTCCTTCAGGTACCCCATGGACCACAAAATTTCCCCCAGGTACCCCATGGACCACAAGATTCCCCCCCAGGTACCCCATGGACCACAAAATTCCCCCCAGGTACCCCATGGACCACAAAATTCCCCCCAGGTACCCCATGGCCCACAGAGTTCCCCCCAGGTACTCCATGGACCACAAAATTCCCCCCAGGTACCCCATGAACCACAAAATTCCCCCCAGGTACTCCATGGACCACAAGATTCCTTCAGGTACCCCATGGACCACAAGATTCCCCCCAAGTACCCCATGGACACAAAATTCCCCTCAGGTACCCCATGGACCCCACAGTCACCTGACAGCACCAGGAGCGTTCGAGGGTCCCCCCTAAAGAACCTTCACCATCCCTCCTTTCTCACCCCCCCTCGAAGCCTGAAGCGTTTCCGAGGATTTTGGGAAGCGCCCTGCCTCTGGATTATCGACCTGCGCGCTCACCTCACCTTGCTGGTGACGGTGGCGTTGGACCCCTCGGCCACCGGCGAGCTGGTGGCCTGCACAAACAGGAAATCGTTGTCCAGGAGCGGCCAGGAGCCCTCCACGCGGCACGTGTGGAAGTCGTCGTGGAAGGTGCGGATGTGGGGGTCCCCGAAGGCGGCGCAGTGCCGGAACGCGGGCGGGCGGCCGTGCTTGTAGAGGAAGCTCCGCTCGTAGTCGCAGACGTCGAGCGACTCGAAGCCGCGGGCGCCGGgcgccgggggccggggccgcggcggggccgtggGCCCTTCCTTGGAGCAGTTGTGCTGGATCATGAGGTCCTCGATGCCGTGCACGGCCGAGTGGAAGGCCAGGTCCCCGCGGCAGGTGCGGGCGGTGCGGCGGGTGCACAGGGAGTAGGAGCGCAGCGCCGTGCAGAAGCCGGCCCCGCGCTCGGGGCCCCGCAGGTGCAGCGTGGCCGCCACGTACTCCGAGTTGCAGCGGAGGATCTTGCACTGGGAAGAGACTGGGAGAGACAGGACGGCTCcctgggagaagggatggggtgGGGAAGGGCAGACCCTCCtctccccgcccgccccggccgcctCCCGCCATCCGGCCTGCTCTGGGTTCTCACGGACATCCTTCCTGGAAGCgtttttctcctggttttcaCAGGGGAACAACTCTTACCGTgcctgcagaggagaaggagcaggaaggCTCGGAGGAAGAGGCCGGAGTTTTCCggctgccctgggctcctgccGTGGGTGgctctccccattcccatccaTGCGGAGCCTGGGGGGTCTCTCACCCACCGGCGGCTCCCAGCTTCATTCCGCAGCTCCCCTGGAAGCAGAGGCGGGGTTGGAGAGGGACcggcaggcaggagcaggagccagcagcgAGTCCGGCCCAGCGCTTCCACGGCCACCGAGTGGCACGTTGGCACGGCTTTGGAGCCTTCCGGGGGTCTGACCCCACCGCTGCCCCGAGCAGCCGGTGCCAGGGCCTGGCCACcccctttccatgaggaaatttcCCCTGATATCCAACCTCAGCCTCCCCTGGTGCCGCTTGAGCTGTTTCCTCGCAGCTGAGCATTTCACTCCTCCCTCACTTTGGGTGGGATCGGAGCCTGAAGCATCCCCGGGGTGCCAGCGATGCCCTCGGACCCTcgtccctgctctccctccGCCCCACTCACCTGTGTCAGCCTCCTCAGGAAAGGATCCGGCTCCCAGCGCTGGGAGCTCCTTCCCTGCGGGACACATGGGCGTCCTTGTCACAGGTGACAGCCAGGGAGACCCGTGGGGCCACCCAGGAAAATTCCGGCCTCCCTGGGCTCCTCCATGGCCTCACGGCCCGATAAAATCCGCGGTTCCACAAGCCcagcccggggccgggcagcggagCCCCTCTCGGCTCCTCGTCCCCGGCCACCTTTGCTCCGTCCTTTCCCCTGCGGGGCACGGGCGGGGGTTGAAATCGATCCTCCTAAATTTAGCTGGGCTCTGATCCAGCCGGGAACAACAGCCGGAGTGCGGAGAAGGTGGGGcgcaggagctccaggaggagctgggggtccCCCAAACCTCGCTGGCTGTGGGGTCACCACACCCATGGGAGCGTTCCCTGGGGCTCCGGGGGTTTTCCCTCCTTGGGtaccccctgcctgcagccccccgCCCAGGAGTGCAAAAAAGCACCGTGCTTTTCCCTGCGTCCAACAGGG
This genomic stretch from Hirundo rustica isolate bHirRus1 chromosome 29, bHirRus1.pri.v3, whole genome shotgun sequence harbors:
- the HJV gene encoding hemojuvelin encodes the protein MCPAGKELPALGAGSFPEEADTGELRNEAGSRRWVRDPPGSAWMGMGRATHGRSPGQPENSGLFLRAFLLLLLCRHVSSQCKILRCNSEYVAATLHLRGPERGAGFCTALRSYSLCTRRTARTCRGDLAFHSAVHGIEDLMIQHNCSKEGPTAPPRPRPPAPGARGFESLDVCDYERSFLYKHGRPPAFRHCAAFGDPHIRTFHDDFHTCRVEGSWPLLDNDFLFVQATSSPVAEGSNATVTSKLTIIFKNMKECIDQKVYQAELDNVPAAFQDGSVNGGARPGGGSLAILERSPGRHVEIRARYIGTTIAVRQAGRQLSFSIRAAEEVAGAFSEEQDLQLCVGGCPRGQRISRSPRGRGRVPAETARALCREMLPVEDVYFQSCVFDVVTSGDANFTMAAHGALEDARLFLSDAEKLHIFQAGRGSPLASPCSLLLLFLLPCGFWVVSLHF